In Gossypium arboreum isolate Shixiya-1 chromosome 6, ASM2569848v2, whole genome shotgun sequence, the following are encoded in one genomic region:
- the LOC108484366 gene encoding putative ABC1 protein At2g40090, with protein MATRSLWRTRAKLAVAATALCTGGAAATIATSDDPAAALKLCTAVPLRLLRDSATAASIVFDYQYSLWGLPEGSNERAKIKHEVHLRSARKLQELCFRNGGIYIKLGQHIGQLEYLIPQEYVLTMRESMLNKCPVSSYDQVCEVFKKELGETPDKVFDEFDPKPIASASLAQVHIARTHDGQKVAVKVQHTHMTDTAAADQATVEFLVNTLHRLFPSFDYRWLVAEIRESLPKELDFLIEAKNSVKCLENFRKLSPHIADYVYAPEVHWSLSTSKLLTMEFMDGAYVNDVITIQKLGIHPSDVARLVSQTFAEMMFKHGFVHCDPHAANLLVRPLPSGKRRIFGKKKPQLILLDHGLYKELDFSTRFSYASLWRALVFSDANGIKEHSVKLGAGEDLYVLFAGILTMRPWNRVIDPAVDHLVIKGTDSDRSELQMYASQYFPQISELLSRLPRVILLMLKTNDCLRAVNNSLLQGSSLETFLIIGRVSSEAVVEAKMTQMKSLFSQIDIWFEEFLFEARLLALQIAFWLLRVRNALT; from the exons ATGGCAACGCGATCCCTTTGGCGTACGCGCGCCAAGCTAGCGGTTGCCGCCACTGCCCTTTGTACGGGAGGTGCAGCCGCTACTATCGCTACCTCTGACGACCCCGCCGCAGCTCTCAAGCTCTGCACCGCCGTCCCTCTCCGCCTTCTCCGTGACTCCGCAACTGCTGCATCTATCGTCTTCG ATTACCAGTATTCATTATGGGGACTACCCGAAGGAAGTAATGAGAGAGCTAAGATTAAACATGAAGTTCATTTAAGATCGGCACGAAAGCTTCAAGAACTTTGTTTTAGAAATGGAGGAATTTATATCAAGCTTGGCCAACATATTGGGCAATTG GAGTACCTAATTCCTCAGGAGTATGTTCTTACAATGAGGGAGTCGATGTTGAATAAGTGTCCGGTTTCTTCGTATGATCAAGTATGTGAAGTCTTCAAGAAGGAACTTGGAGAGACACCTGATAAA GTTTTCGATGAATTTGATCCAAAACCAATAGCAAGTGCTTCTCTTGCGCAAGTCCATATTGCTCGTACGCATGATGGTCAAAAAGTTGCTGTGAAG GTCCAGCACACTCACATGACAGATACTGCAGCTGCAGACCAAGCCACTGTGGAATTCCTTGTCAACACTCTACATCGGTTATTCCCATCTTTTGATTATAG ATGGTTGGTCGCTGAAATTCGAGAAAGTTTACCCAAG GAGCTAGACTTTTTGATAGAGGCAAAGAACAGCGTCAAATGTTTGGAAAATTTTCGGAAGCTGTCTCCTCATATTGCAGATTATGTTTATGCACCAGAGGTGCATTGGTCTTTGAGTACCTCAAAGCTTTTAACAATGGAATTCATGGACGGTGCATATGTGAATGATGTCATTACCATTCAAAAACTTGGAATCCATCCTAGTGATGTTGCAAGATTG GTTAGTCAAACTTTTGCTGAGATGATGTTTAAACATGGATTTGTTCATTGTGATCCACATGCTGCTAATTTATTAGTTCGGCCGTTACCTTCTGGCAAAAGGAGAATTTTCG GCAAGAAAAAACCACAGTTGATATTGTTAGACCATGGTCTTTATAAAGAACTCGACTTCTCTACTAGATTCAGCTATGCTTCTCTTTGGAGG GCATTGGTGTTTTCTGATGCTAATGGAATAAAGGAACATAGTGTGAAATTGGGTGCTGGGGAGGACCTGTATGTGCTATTTGCAGGGATTCTAACGATGAGGCCCTGGAATCGGGTCATTGACCCAGCTGTGGATCATTTGGTCATAAAAGGCACTGATAGTGATCGTTCTGAACTACAG ATGTATGCATCTCAATATTTCCCTCAAATATCCGAGCTTCTCAGTCGACTGCCCCGTGTTATTCTATTAATGTTGAAGACAAATGATTGCTTAAGAGCAGTCAATAACTCTCTG TTACAGGGTTCTTCACTCGAGACATTTTTGATCATCGGAAGAGTTTCTTCCGAAGCTGTTGTCGAAGCAAAGATGACGCAGATGAAATCATTATTTTCCCAGATTGATATCTGGTTCGAGGAATTCCTTTTTGAAGCTCGCCTTTTAGCACTGCAGATAGCTTTTTGGCTTTTACGAGTCCGTAATGCATTGACTTGA
- the LOC108485582 gene encoding protein EARLY FLOWERING 4, producing MAKNPTNSSSNKKKLKQQVKQDSEDVNGDPEIWASFDQSFKQVQSVLDRNRVLIQQVNDNHQSKIPHNMVKNVALIQELNGNISKVVSLYSDLSSNFSTAFHNDDEQPKNSD from the coding sequence ATGGCGAAAAACCCAACAAACAGCAGCAGTAACAAGAAGAAACTGAAACAGCAAGTGAAACAAGATTCAGAGGATGTAAATGGAGACCCTGAAATTTGGGCATCATTTGATCAAAGTTTCAAGCAAGTTCAGTCGGTTTTAGACCGGAACCGTGTGTTGATCCAACAGGTCAACGACAACCATCAGTCGAAGATCCCCCACAACATGGTCAAAAACGTTGCACTCATTCAAGAACTCAACGGGAACATCTCCAAGGTTGTCTCTCTTTACTCTGATTTGTCTTCAAATTTCTCCACCGCCTTTCACAATGATGATGAACAACCCAAGAATAGTGATTGA